A part of Cannabis sativa cultivar Pink pepper isolate KNU-18-1 chromosome 6, ASM2916894v1, whole genome shotgun sequence genomic DNA contains:
- the LOC115724667 gene encoding metal tolerance protein 4, protein MDSNSDTTSPKTPLLGPEARRPSDNGRRNRRLSRRYSVNSLRTEFVSRLPEKVRSGFDVESSPYDIDLTRTTGLSGGEKEYYERQLLTLKSFEEVDSVVQSESIDEDDNEEQAQHERAMMISNYANIILLGLKIYATIKSGSIAIAASTLDSLLDLMAGGILWFTHLSMKSINIYRYPIGKLRVQPVGIIIFAAIMATLGFQVFIQALEQLIEANPSEKMSSDQLVWLYSIMLFATVVKLALWIYCRSSGNKIVRAYAEDHYFDVITNVVGLVAAVLADKFYWWIDPVGALVLAIYTIANWSRTVIENAVSLVGQSAPPEVLQKLTYLVIRHPQVKRIDTVRAYTFGVLYFVEVDIELPEDLPLKEAHAIGESLQINIEKLPEVERAFVHLDFECDHKPEHSVLHKLPNSQP, encoded by the exons ATGGATTCTAACTCAGATACAACGAGTCCTAAAACACCGCTTTTGGGACCAGAAGCTCGGAGACCGAGTGATAACGGTCGCCGGAATCGCCGACTCAGTCGAAGATACTCTGTTAACTCGCTCAGGACCGAATTCGTTTCCAGGCTCCCGGAAAAAGTCCGTTCTGGTTTCGACGTTGAGTCCAGTCCTTATGATATCGACCTAACTCGGACCACTGGCTTGAGCGGAG GAGAAAAGGAGTACTATGAAAGACAACTTTTAACTTTGAAATCTTTTGAGGAAGTTGATTCTGTAGTGCAATCAGAGAGCATTGATGAAGATGATAATGAAGAACAAGCTCAACATGAAAGAGCCATGATGATCTCCAATTATGCAAACATAATTCTCTTGGGACTTAAG ATCTATGCAACTATAAAGAGTGGGTCCATAGCCATTGCAGCATCAACACTAGATTCTTTGTTGGATCTCATGGCTGGTGGCATACTTTGGTTCACTCACTTGTCAATGAAAAGTATAAACATTTATAGATACCCCATTGGAAAATTGAGGGTGCAGCCTGTTGGCATAATCATTTTTGCTGCTATCATGGCTACACTAG GTTTTCAGGTATTCATCCAGGCTTTAGAACAGCTAATTGAAGCTAATCCTTCAGAGAAGATGTCCTCAGACCAGTTAGTGTGGTTGTATTCAATCATGCTATTTGCTACTGTGGTAAAACTCGCGCTCTGGATTTATTGTAGAAGCTCAGGAAACAAGATTGTCCGTGCCTATGCAGAG GAtcattattttgatgtaataacAAATGTAGTTGGGTTGGTTGCTGCGGTACTAGCTGACAAATTCTACTGGTGGATCGATCCAGTTGGTGCTCTTGTCCTTGCAATATACACAATAGCAAATTGGTCTCGTACTGTTATCGAAAATGCAG TTTCACTAGTGGGACAATCAGCCCCTCCTGAAGTCCTGCAGAAGCTTACTTATCTTGTCATAAGGCATCCTCAAGTAAAGCGTATCGACACCGTTCGCGCCTACACATTTGGTGTTCTTTATTTTGTGGAG GTTGACATTGAATTACCGGAGGATTTACCGTTGAAAGAAGCGCACGCGATCGGAGAGAGTCTGCAGATTAACATTGAGAAACTGCCAGAAGTAGAGAGAGCATTTGTTCATCTTGATTTTGAATGTGATCACAAACCAGAGCATTCTGTACTCCACAAGCTCCCAAATTCTCAGCCTTGA
- the LOC115695660 gene encoding protein PHOTOSYSTEM I ASSEMBLY 2, chloroplastic — MASPSSHLTAIPQRFSNPSFSHLNSKPVGLKVRSSLENESNGTEDSGNSSSKPLKGSKPAINRRLCLACLCSTVPLINDFSNSSSKTKALAMDGNGMDRPGCRNCGGSGAVLCDMCGGTGKWKALNRKRAKDVYEFTECPNCYGRGKLVCPVCLGTGVPNNKGLLRRPDAQKLLSKMYNGHLIPNS, encoded by the exons ATggcttctccttcttctcatcTCACAGCTATTCCACAACGCTTCTCAAACCCCTCCTTCTCCCACt TGAACTCAAAGCCAGTTGGGCTCAAAGTGAGGTCAAGTTTGGAAAATGAGAGCAATGGCACTGAGGATTCTGGTAACTCATCATCAAAACCTCTTAAG GGATCTAAACCAGCAATCAATCGACGCTTATGTCTTGCTTGTCTGTGCTCTACCGTTCCATTAATAAACGATTTCAGCAATTCTAGTTCCAAAACCAAAGCTTTAGCAATGGATGGAAATGGAATGGACAGACCAGGATGTCGAAATTGTGGAGGCAGTGGTGCTGTACTTT GTGATATGTGTGGTGGTACAGGAAAATGGAAAGCACTCAATAGAAAAAGAGCCAAAGATGTTTATGAGTTCACAGAATGTCCAAATTGTTATG GTAGAGGAAAGCTTGTTTGCCCTGTGTGTTTAGGGACTGGTGTACCAAACAACAAGGGGCTTCTCAGAAGGCCAGATGCACAAAAGTTGCTTAGTAAGATGTACAATGGTCATCTAATACCGAATTCATAA
- the LOC115695701 gene encoding casein kinase 1-like protein HD16 isoform X2 codes for MPELRRAVRRGRARVTHKRSNSPPLRNYVKTRAAVAREAAKALVRPKTGLAARNKVKEENQVIVISEEEEEEKESDSEPVGEEDKVVVEEKEEEEEEEEEEEEDDKAVMGDESGGLSANKAAGKEDETVPFPEKVQVGGSPLYKVDRKLGKGGFGQVFVGRRVTGGSDRLSGPGATEVALKFEHRNSKGCNYGPPYEWQVYNTLGGSHGVPKVHYKGRQGDYYVMVMDMLGPSLWDVWNTSGQAMSAEMVACIAVESLSILEKMHSRGYVHGDVKPENFLLGQPSTAQEKKLFLVDLGLATKWKDSSNGQHVEYDQRPDMFRGTVRYASVHAHLGRTASRRDDLESLAYTLIFLLRGRLPWQGYQGDNKSFLVCKKKMATSPEMLCCFCPAPLKQFLEIVVNMKFDEEPNYSKLISLFEGLIGSNPAGRPLKIDGAQKIISQVGQKRGRLNIEEDDDGQPRKKVRLGVPATQWISVYNARPPMKQRYHYNVADARLAQHVEKGVADGLLISCVSSCSNLWALIMDAGTGFTSQVYELSPFFLHKEWIMEQWEKNYYISSIAGSNNGSSLVVMSKGTQFSQQSYKVSDSFPFKWINKKWREGFHVTSMATAGSRWGVVMSRNAGYSDQVVELDFLYPSEGIHRRWDNGYRITSIAATWDQSALILSIPRRKPGDETQETLRTSQFPSTHVKEKWAKNLYLASLCYGRTVS; via the exons ATGCCGGAGCTTCGCAGGGCAGTTCGCCGAGGTCGCGCTAGGGTAACCCATAAGCGATCGAACTCGCCTCCTTTGCGAAATTACGTAAAGACTCGTGCAGCTGTTGCTAGAGAAGCCGCCAAGGCCTTGGTGAGGCCAAAGACTGGATTGGCGGCTAGGAACAAGGTGAAGGAGGAGAATCAGGTTATTGTTATAtcggaagaagaagaagaagagaaggagAGCGATTCGGAGCCTGTAGGAGAGGAGGACAAAGTTGTtgttgaagaaaaagaagaagaagaagaggaggaggaagaagaagaagaagacgataAAGCAGTTATGGGTGATGAAAGTGGTGGTTTGAGTGCCAATAAGGCTGCTGGGAAAGAAGATGAGACTGTGCCATTTCCTGAGAAA GTTCAAGTAGGAGGTTCACCGCTCTACAAGGTAGATAGGAAGTTGGGTAAAGGTGGGTTTGGGCAGGTTTTTGTTGGTCGTCGTGTTACTGGGGGAAGTGATCGCTTGAGCGGTCCTGGAGCAACGGAG GTTGCTCTTAAATTTGAGCATAGGAACAGCAAAGGTTGTAATTATGGTCCTCCTTATGAGTGGCAAGTCTACAA CACCCTTGGTGGTAGTCACGGAGTGCCTAAAGTGCACTATAAAGGAAGACAGGGAGATTACTATGTTATG GTTATGGACATGCTAGGTCCGAGCTTATGGGATGTATGGAACACTTCAGGGCAGGC GATGTCTGCAGAAATGGTGGCCTGTATTGCCGTAGAGTCCCTatcaatcttagagaagatGCATTCAAGAGG TTATGTGCATGGAGATGTTAAGCCAGAAAACTTTTTACTCGGTCAGCCATCAACGGCACAAGAGAAGAAGTTATTTCTTGTTGATCTTGGATTAG CAACAAAGTGGAAAGACAGCTCTAATGGCCAGCATGTTGAATATGATCAGCGTCCTGACATGTTTAG AGGAACTGTTCGATATGCTAGTGTTCATGCTCACTTGGGAAGAACTGCCAGCAGAAGAGATGATCTGGAATCTCTAGCATATACCCTAATTTTTCTTTTACGAGGGAGGTTACCATGGCAGGGTTATCAG GGTGATAACAAATCATTTCTAGTTTGCAAGAAAAAGATGGCAACTTCTCCTGAAATGTTGTGCTGCTTCTGCCCTGCACCTCTGAAGCAGTTTCTGGAGATTGTGGTTAACATGAAATTTGATGAAGAGCCCAACTATTCAAAATTAATATCTTTATTCGAGGGTTTGATCGGTTCAAATCCCGCCGGTAGGCCACTTAAAATTGACGGTGCTCAAAAG ATTATTAGCCAAGTTGGACAAAAACGAGGTAGATTGAATATTGAGGAAGATGATGATGGGCAACCAAGGAAGAAGGTCCGTCTAGGAGTTCCAGCGACACAATGGATTTCAGTTTACAATGCTCGGCCGCCAATGAAACAGAG GTACCATTATAATGTGGCTGATGCAAGATTGGCTCAACACGTTGAAAAAGGTGTTGCAGATGGCCTACTGATAAGTTGTGTGTCATCTTGTTCCAATCTCTGGGCACTTATTATGGACGCTGGGACTGGCTTTACAAGCCAAGTTTATGAACTATCACCCTTCTTTTTACATAAG GAATGGATTATGGAACAATGGGAGAAGAACTATTACATTAGTTCTATTGCAGGTTCCAACAATGGAAGCTCACTTGTTGTGATGTCAAAAG GAACTCAATTTTCTCAACAATCTTACAAAGTAAGTGATTCATTTCCCTTCAAATGGATCAATAAAAAATGGAGAGAAGGCTTTCACGTGACCTCTATGGCAACTGCTGGGAGTCGATGGGGGGTTGTTATGTCTCGCAATGCTGGCTACAGTGATCAG GTTGTGGAGCTTGATTTTCTCTACCCTAGCGAGGGAATCCACAGACGTTGGGATAATGGTTACCGCATAACATCAATTGCCGCAACTTGGGACCAATCCGCCCTTATTCTTAGCATTCCCAGGCGTAAACCTGGGGATGAAACTCAGGAAACATTGCGTACTTCTCAATTTCCGAGCACACATGTTAAG GAGAAGTGGGCGAAGAATCTATACCTGGCATCTCTATGCTACGGGCGAACTGTATCTTAG
- the LOC115695701 gene encoding casein kinase 1-like protein HD16 isoform X1, translated as MPELRRAVRRGRARVTHKRSNSPPLRNYVKTRAAVAREAAKALVRPKTGLAARNKVKEENQVIVISEEEEEEKESDSEPVGEEDKVVVEEKEEEEEEEEEEEEDDKAVMGDESGGLSANKAAGKEDETVPFPEKVQVGGSPLYKVDRKLGKGGFGQVFVGRRVTGGSDRLSGPGATEVALKFEHRNSKGCNYGPPYEWQVYNTLGGSHGVPKVHYKGRQGDYYVMVMDMLGPSLWDVWNTSGQAMSAEMVACIAVESLSILEKMHSRGYVHGDVKPENFLLGQPSTAQEKKLFLVDLGLATKWKDSSNGQHVEYDQRPDMFRGTVRYASVHAHLGRTASRRDDLESLAYTLIFLLRGRLPWQGYQGDNKSFLVCKKKMATSPEMLCCFCPAPLKQFLEIVVNMKFDEEPNYSKLISLFEGLIGSNPAGRPLKIDGAQKIISQVGQKRGRLNIEEDDDGQPRKKVRLGVPATQWISVYNARPPMKQRYHYNVADARLAQHVEKGVADGLLISCVSSCSNLWALIMDAGTGFTSQVYELSPFFLHKEWIMEQWEKNYYISSIAGSNNGSSLVVMSKGSFFPPSIIILALLSLPVDIENPETFKTHADTYTNLCVSKMWLYSILHFNVAGTQFSQQSYKVSDSFPFKWINKKWREGFHVTSMATAGSRWGVVMSRNAGYSDQVVELDFLYPSEGIHRRWDNGYRITSIAATWDQSALILSIPRRKPGDETQETLRTSQFPSTHVKEKWAKNLYLASLCYGRTVS; from the exons ATGCCGGAGCTTCGCAGGGCAGTTCGCCGAGGTCGCGCTAGGGTAACCCATAAGCGATCGAACTCGCCTCCTTTGCGAAATTACGTAAAGACTCGTGCAGCTGTTGCTAGAGAAGCCGCCAAGGCCTTGGTGAGGCCAAAGACTGGATTGGCGGCTAGGAACAAGGTGAAGGAGGAGAATCAGGTTATTGTTATAtcggaagaagaagaagaagagaaggagAGCGATTCGGAGCCTGTAGGAGAGGAGGACAAAGTTGTtgttgaagaaaaagaagaagaagaagaggaggaggaagaagaagaagaagacgataAAGCAGTTATGGGTGATGAAAGTGGTGGTTTGAGTGCCAATAAGGCTGCTGGGAAAGAAGATGAGACTGTGCCATTTCCTGAGAAA GTTCAAGTAGGAGGTTCACCGCTCTACAAGGTAGATAGGAAGTTGGGTAAAGGTGGGTTTGGGCAGGTTTTTGTTGGTCGTCGTGTTACTGGGGGAAGTGATCGCTTGAGCGGTCCTGGAGCAACGGAG GTTGCTCTTAAATTTGAGCATAGGAACAGCAAAGGTTGTAATTATGGTCCTCCTTATGAGTGGCAAGTCTACAA CACCCTTGGTGGTAGTCACGGAGTGCCTAAAGTGCACTATAAAGGAAGACAGGGAGATTACTATGTTATG GTTATGGACATGCTAGGTCCGAGCTTATGGGATGTATGGAACACTTCAGGGCAGGC GATGTCTGCAGAAATGGTGGCCTGTATTGCCGTAGAGTCCCTatcaatcttagagaagatGCATTCAAGAGG TTATGTGCATGGAGATGTTAAGCCAGAAAACTTTTTACTCGGTCAGCCATCAACGGCACAAGAGAAGAAGTTATTTCTTGTTGATCTTGGATTAG CAACAAAGTGGAAAGACAGCTCTAATGGCCAGCATGTTGAATATGATCAGCGTCCTGACATGTTTAG AGGAACTGTTCGATATGCTAGTGTTCATGCTCACTTGGGAAGAACTGCCAGCAGAAGAGATGATCTGGAATCTCTAGCATATACCCTAATTTTTCTTTTACGAGGGAGGTTACCATGGCAGGGTTATCAG GGTGATAACAAATCATTTCTAGTTTGCAAGAAAAAGATGGCAACTTCTCCTGAAATGTTGTGCTGCTTCTGCCCTGCACCTCTGAAGCAGTTTCTGGAGATTGTGGTTAACATGAAATTTGATGAAGAGCCCAACTATTCAAAATTAATATCTTTATTCGAGGGTTTGATCGGTTCAAATCCCGCCGGTAGGCCACTTAAAATTGACGGTGCTCAAAAG ATTATTAGCCAAGTTGGACAAAAACGAGGTAGATTGAATATTGAGGAAGATGATGATGGGCAACCAAGGAAGAAGGTCCGTCTAGGAGTTCCAGCGACACAATGGATTTCAGTTTACAATGCTCGGCCGCCAATGAAACAGAG GTACCATTATAATGTGGCTGATGCAAGATTGGCTCAACACGTTGAAAAAGGTGTTGCAGATGGCCTACTGATAAGTTGTGTGTCATCTTGTTCCAATCTCTGGGCACTTATTATGGACGCTGGGACTGGCTTTACAAGCCAAGTTTATGAACTATCACCCTTCTTTTTACATAAG GAATGGATTATGGAACAATGGGAGAAGAACTATTACATTAGTTCTATTGCAGGTTCCAACAATGGAAGCTCACTTGTTGTGATGTCAAAAGGTAGTTTTTTTCCCccttcaattattattttagcttTGTTGTCATTGCCAGTTGATATTGAAAACCCCGAAACTTTTAAGACACATGCAGACACATATACAAATTTATGTGTTTCTAAGATGTGGTTGTACTCAATTCTGCACTTTAATGTTGCAGGAACTCAATTTTCTCAACAATCTTACAAAGTAAGTGATTCATTTCCCTTCAAATGGATCAATAAAAAATGGAGAGAAGGCTTTCACGTGACCTCTATGGCAACTGCTGGGAGTCGATGGGGGGTTGTTATGTCTCGCAATGCTGGCTACAGTGATCAG GTTGTGGAGCTTGATTTTCTCTACCCTAGCGAGGGAATCCACAGACGTTGGGATAATGGTTACCGCATAACATCAATTGCCGCAACTTGGGACCAATCCGCCCTTATTCTTAGCATTCCCAGGCGTAAACCTGGGGATGAAACTCAGGAAACATTGCGTACTTCTCAATTTCCGAGCACACATGTTAAG GAGAAGTGGGCGAAGAATCTATACCTGGCATCTCTATGCTACGGGCGAACTGTATCTTAG